The following DNA comes from Lutra lutra chromosome 14, mLutLut1.2, whole genome shotgun sequence.
AGACGTGATTACAGTAgaagtgaaatgcaaatcaaatataaatggaattttagaagaaatacctatatatttttttaaagattttttatttatttgtcagagagagaggagagcgagcgagcacaggcagacagaatggcaggcagaggcagagggagaagcaggctccccgccaagcaaggagcccgatgtgggactcgatcccaggacgctgggatcatgacctgagccgaaggcagctgcttaaccaactgagccacccaggcgtcccacaaaagtatattttaattggACTACCTCGGAATATATCACTGAAACCAGGGAACGGCTAGAATATCATGTCCTTTTCCAGAATCAAAGGTAGACAGTCCATTTCAAATCACATGGACTGAGTAGGAGAGGCTCTTccagaaatggaaaccaaaagaatgggTCCTCACCAAGTAAAAACCACAGATGTCCACAGCACTTGACTATGTACACTTCCTGGGTCACTTCTATGGAACTTTATGCTGAATTGTAATTGTTTACTTATAAGCTTTGTATAAGCAGGGCTATGTCTTGTTCACAGTTACATACCCAGGGTTACTTAGAAGATCTTGCACATAAAATGGTCTcagtaatgaataaatatttccttgctcttccttccctctgtatCTTCCTAGTTTCAGAGATAGTGCCTGTAGTGCCTGTAGTGTGCCCTGCAGAGATTACATTGTGCCTTGCACAAAGggagctcaacaaatatttgtgaagtgaATTTTAATAGCAGTGACAAGGTAATAATAAGCATTAGCTATTGTTGCCCACAATTCTAGAGTTCAGAAGGATGTGGCACTTACATCAAATCTGTTAAGCTTACTAAATTTCCTTGTGCCTTTTCCCCATCTTTCTGGAAATCTGTTACTCTCCTTTTATCTATCTCAAACTTAATGCTTTTCCCCATCTGTTGGTATACCAGTTACTGtttctgtgctttttctctctgtaggggttccttctttcttcctctctctcttccttcctccctctctttttcccttccttgcttcctctgtaaaaatgatatattggtatggtttctgtgtcttcttcagtgtactcctttttcttattttgtacctcttctttcccttcctactcataatatagaaatggaacttttatattaattattgctatatatatttattattcttaattttcaagggaagtaaataaaacattttaaattccccTCTGAAAAATTGGAGGTACTCATGGGTTAGTGACTACCAGAAGGGAATAAATATCCTGTGACATAGATAATCCTGTCATCGCTCCAAAATTGCTTTTGCAATAAATAATGAGGATATTTCTAGAATTTAACTCTACACCAGGGAAACCAGTATGAAGATATAGAGGATTAGTGCTTTAACTGTAAGATCAAATAAGAGGTAGAATTGTTGTTAAACAAAAAACTGTATATAAGGTTTAaagattatttccttcatttcttcaaaattaaaagggATTTTATCTTTGACAGTGAAATTCCTAAGGACTCCTTGAAGGCCATCCTGTTGGAGTTAGAATGTCACTTTACATGGAATTTACTTAAGGAAGACATTGATCTGTTTGATGTGGAAGATACAATTGGGCAACAACTTGAATTTCTTACCACAAAATCCAGACTCACTCTTTATAACCTATTGGCCTATGTGAAACACCTGAAAGGCCAAAATAAAGATGCTCTAGAGTGCCTGGaacaagcagaagaaataatCCGGCAAGAACACTCAGACAAAGAGGAAATACGAAGTCTGGTCACTTGGGGAAACTATGCCTGGGTATATTATCACATGGACCATCTCAAAGAATCTCAGAAGTATATAGAGAAGATAGGGAACGTTTGCAAGAAATTGTCCAGTCCTTCTAATTACAAGTTGGAGTGTCCTGAGATTGACTGTGAAAAAGGATGGGCACTCTTGAAATTTGGAGGAAAGTATTACCAAAGGGCTAAAGCAGCTTTTGAGAAGGCTTTGGAAGTTGAACCTGACAATCCAGAATTTAACATCGGCTATGCCATCACAGTGTACCGGCTGGATGATTCTGACAGAGAAGGGTCTATAAAGAGCTTTTCCCTGGGCCCTCTGAGGAAAGCTGTTACCTTGAACCCAGATAACTCCTACATTAAGGTTTTTCTGGCACTGAAGCTTCAAGATGTACATGCAGAAGCTGAAGGGGAAAGGTATATTGAAGAAATCCTGGACCAGATATCATCCCAACCATATGTCCTTCGTTATGCAGCCAAATTCTACAGGAGAAAAAATTCCTGGGACAAAGCTCTGGAACTTTTGAAAAAGGCTTTGGAGGTGACACCAACCTCTTCCTTCCTGCATCACCAGATGGGACTTTGCTATAGGGCACAAATGATCCAAATCAAGAAGGCCACACGAAACAGACCTAAAGGAAAGGATAAACTGAAAGTTGATGAGCTGATTACATCtgctatttttcatttcaaagcagCTGTGGAAAAGGACTCTATGTTTGCATTTGCCTACACGGATCTGGCCAACATGTATGCTGAGGGAGGCCAGTACAGCAATGCTgaagacattttccaaaaagCCCTTCGTCTGGAGAACATAACTGATGATCACAAACATCAGATCCACTATCATTATGGTCGCTTTCAGGAATTTCACCGTAAATCAGAAAGTACTGCTATCCACCATTATTTAGAAGCCTTAAAGGTCAAAGACCGGTCATCCCTACGCACCAAATTGACAAGTGCTCTGAAGAAATTGGCTGTCAAGAGACTCGGTCACAATGCTTCAGATGTGCAGAGTTTAAGTGCACTAGGTTTTGTTTACAggctggaaggagaaaaaaggcagGCTGCTGAGTACTATGAGAGGGCCCAAAAGGTAGATCCAGAAAATGAAGAATTCCTTACTGCTCTCTGTGAGCTTCGACTTTCTATTTAAATACATACTCTAGGAAATTAGTTCTAAGCTTTTCTGTCCATTTTGGgtcattatatttttttgtttattattttaacccATTGTTCATTATAGAGCCATTTTTTTGGATGGTTATGTACCAAACATCAttctaaatactttatatatacataatgatgactcttttgctgttttcctttttttttaaaattaaactaataTAGTCCATTGAGAAACAAATATTTCAGCTATTGTAACTTTTGTTAAAAATGGTATGGCCATTTATACcctttatttttgccatttataGTAATTTTCGATTAAATGTTATCAAATTTTCCATATTACTCACACAGTGAGTATAATTCTATATAAACCCTGACACCTAGGTCAGGAATACTCTTTCAGGAGTGCAAAATTATATGAGTTAAGCTCTTAATTATGTAGCTTGCAAAAGATGGACCCTTCCAGTTACAGATGTTTCGACTTTAATGAGAATGTTTAACCCTCAACCTGATAGTCACCTGAAGAATCCtctttgttgaaagaaaaaagttcataataataaaaagcttGTCATCTGTGGTGActtcaataaaaagagaaaaaaacaaatagaaaaaaaaaaaagacttcttcaAATATGGGACCcatgagaaataacaaatattatctCCCAAATTAATTTTACTCCTTCCTGTTAAAATTCCAGTATGCTTAGGTTAAAATCATTGAGATAGAAAGCAGGCCAATTGAGAAATTGGGAGAAATGATAAACAAATGGGTAAAATAGATGTCCCTAACCTACATCCTTAGATTACCAAGATTTCTGTGATTTGGTTTTGGGTCCAGACTGGATTGTTCTCATACTCCCAACTTCTGGCCTTTGGTTAATTGTTTTATAATTCCAAATTTACTTCTGTgaagctttttcttttgtctaAAGTTTTCAGATTGACATGTTTTCCTATAGATTCTACAGGAATAGTTAAGCCCTGCTTTCAGTTTTAATATCCATCTTGAAGGGTCAGTGTTT
Coding sequences within:
- the IFIT5 gene encoding interferon-induced protein with tetratricopeptide repeats 5; its protein translation is MSEIPKDSLKAILLELECHFTWNLLKEDIDLFDVEDTIGQQLEFLTTKSRLTLYNLLAYVKHLKGQNKDALECLEQAEEIIRQEHSDKEEIRSLVTWGNYAWVYYHMDHLKESQKYIEKIGNVCKKLSSPSNYKLECPEIDCEKGWALLKFGGKYYQRAKAAFEKALEVEPDNPEFNIGYAITVYRLDDSDREGSIKSFSLGPLRKAVTLNPDNSYIKVFLALKLQDVHAEAEGERYIEEILDQISSQPYVLRYAAKFYRRKNSWDKALELLKKALEVTPTSSFLHHQMGLCYRAQMIQIKKATRNRPKGKDKLKVDELITSAIFHFKAAVEKDSMFAFAYTDLANMYAEGGQYSNAEDIFQKALRLENITDDHKHQIHYHYGRFQEFHRKSESTAIHHYLEALKVKDRSSLRTKLTSALKKLAVKRLGHNASDVQSLSALGFVYRLEGEKRQAAEYYERAQKVDPENEEFLTALCELRLSI